CTACTGGGAACCTGGTCATAGTGGGCGTGGGCGGCTGCGGTTCCAACACGATCGACAACATAGCCAAGCTGGGGATAAGGGGAATAAAGCTCGTGGCCATAAACACGGATAAGGTGCATCTCGACGGGATAAACGCGCCTTACAAGGTCCTGATAGGAGAGAGCATAACCCATGGGCTTGGGGCCGGTGGCAGGCCGGAGGTCGCGAGGGCATGCGCCGAGCAGGATGCCCACAAGATCTCTGATGCCCTGGGGAACAGGCCGGACCTAGTTTTCATAGCCGCGGGCATGGGAGGGGGTACCGGGACCGGGGCCGCGCCAGTCGTGGCGAAGATAGCTAAGGACAAGGGGGCCAAGATAATAGCTTTCGTCACGCTCCCGTTCAGGACGGAGGGAAGACACAAGTACAAGCTGGCTCAGGAGGGGATAAGGCAGCTCAGGAAGTGGGCGGACACCGTGGTGCTAATATCTAACGATAAGCTCCTCAAACTGGCCGGAGACAGGCCCTTGGATGAGGCTTTCATGATAGCAGACATGACGCTGGCCGTCATGGTGAAGGGGATAGCTGAGATAATAAGGAAGAGGACCATGGTGAACGTGGACCTGAACGACATAAGAACGCTCATGTCCGTCGGCGGAGTGGCTGCTGTGGGCATAGGGGAGTCCTCGGACCCGAAGAGAAGGGGAGAGGAAGCCGTTAAGATGGCCCTCAGGAACCAGCTGATAGAGATCTCCCCTGAGGGGGCCAGAGGGGCCTTGGTCGTTGTCTACGGTGGGAAGAACCTGAGGCTGACTGAGGTCCACCAGATAACGGAGATAGTGGCTTCGAAGATGTCAAGCGATGCTATAATAAAGATAGGAGCGGACATAGACGAGTCCCTAGGTGATAGCGTCAGGGTGATCCTCCTGCTGACGGGGATAAGATCGCCGGACATGCTGGGCCCTGATGTTCCCCTGAGGACGGAGCCCATAACGGTGTCCGTGGACGGGAAGTACGATCCTGTGGAGGCCCTCGAGGACGTGCTCGGCAGCCCCTATGTTATCTAAAAGTTTTGTGAGAAATGCGAAATTACAGTAATTTTTATTGAATTGATTGAGCGCTGCTCAGTGTGAGCCGCTGAGGCACTTCCCCTATCCTGAGCCCAGGGAGGGTCAGCTGGAGCTCATAGCGAGCATACTGAGGGCGATTGACAGGGGAGGAATAAGCGTAATAGAGGCACCCAGCGGTCTGGGGAAGACCGCAAGCGTCCTGACAGCGATAAGCTGCCTCTCGGAGTCCAGGGGGGCCAAGTTCATCTACGCGGTGAGGACCCACAGCCAGGTCAGCAGGGTCATGGAGGAGTGCGGTAGATTCAGTAAGGTCAGGATCGCGGCCCTAAGGGGAAAGGGGGAGCTCTGCATCAATTGGAGAGTGAGGAGGATCAAGAATAATGATCTGATGGCTGAGGCCTGCAGGGAGCTGAGGAGGAGATCGGCATGCCCATATTACAGGCCCGAGAGGGCTGAGGGATCACGTTGCTACGATCCCCTGGGCTCGAACTCGGGTCGCTGTCCCTACTACGAGTCCCTGGCCACGATAAGGGAGGGAGATTATGATGCGGTGGTGCTCTG
This DNA window, taken from Candidatus Korarchaeota archaeon NZ13-K, encodes the following:
- the ftsZ gene encoding cell division protein FtsZ, whose protein sequence is MFPEETSPSPAKEMLELFKKIFDNAAIPQGRQKEPGPRGSGYVGPRSESISSDEFLRTRPTEEYADEDEEDSTGNLVIVGVGGCGSNTIDNIAKLGIRGIKLVAINTDKVHLDGINAPYKVLIGESITHGLGAGGRPEVARACAEQDAHKISDALGNRPDLVFIAAGMGGGTGTGAAPVVAKIAKDKGAKIIAFVTLPFRTEGRHKYKLAQEGIRQLRKWADTVVLISNDKLLKLAGDRPLDEAFMIADMTLAVMVKGIAEIIRKRTMVNVDLNDIRTLMSVGGVAAVGIGESSDPKRRGEEAVKMALRNQLIEISPEGARGALVVVYGGKNLRLTEVHQITEIVASKMSSDAIIKIGADIDESLGDSVRVILLLTGIRSPDMLGPDVPLRTEPITVSVDGKYDPVEALEDVLGSPYVI